A region of Sparus aurata chromosome 8, fSpaAur1.1, whole genome shotgun sequence DNA encodes the following proteins:
- the LOC115587321 gene encoding F-box/LRR-repeat protein 14-like → MFEMETHISCLFPEILAIIFSYLDVKDKGRVAQVCAAWRDASYHKSVWRGVEAKLHLRRANPSLFPSLQTRGIKKVQILSLRRSLSYVIQGMPHIESLNLCGCFNLTDNGLGHAFVQDIPSLRVLNLSLCKQITDSSLGRIAQYLKNLEVLELGGCSNITNTGLLLIAWGLHRLKSLNLRSCRHVSDVGIGHLSGMTRSAAEGCLSLEKLTLQDCQKLTDLSLKHVSKGLNKLKVLNLSFCGGISDVGMIHLSHMTHLCSLNLRSCDNISDTGIMHLAMGSLRLSGLDVSFCDKIGDQSLAYIAQGLYQLKSLSLCSCHISDDGINRMVRQMHELKTLNIGQCVRITDKGLELIADHLTQLTGIDLYGCTKITKRGLERITQLPCLKVLNLGLWQMTESERVR, encoded by the coding sequence ATGTTTGAAATGGAGACACACATATCGTGCCTTTTCCCGGAGATCCTGGCCATTATATTCAGTTATCTGGACGTTAAAGACAAAGGGAGAGTAGCTCAAGTGTGCGCGGCCTGGAGAGACGCGTCCTACCACAAGTCTGTGTGGAGGGGGGTGGAAGCCAAGCTCCATCTGCGGCGAGCTAACCCGTCTCTGTTCCCCAGTCTGCAGACCAGGGGCATCAAAAAAGTTCAGATTCTCAGCCTGAGGAGAAGTCTGAGTTACGTGATCCAAGGGATGCCGCACATCGAAAGCCTTAACCTGTGTGGGTGCTTCAACCTCACAGACAACGGACTGGGACATGCCTTTGTGCAGGACATCCCATCCCTGCGGGTGCTGAACCTCAGTCTTTGCAAACAGATCACTGACTCCAGCCTGGGCAGGATCGCCCAGTACCTCAAAAACTTGGAGGTGCTTGAACTCGGGGGTTGCAGCAACATCACAAACACGGGCCTGTTGCTCATTGCCTGGGGCTTGCACAGACTCAAGAGCCTTAACCTGCGCAGCTGCAGGCATGTGTCGGATGTGGGCATCGGTCACCTGTCTGGCATGACCCGCAGCGCTGCAGAGGGCTGCCTGTCCCTGGAGAAGTTAACCTTACAGGACTGCCAGAAGCTGACTGACCTTTCTCTCAAACACGTCTCAAAGGGCCTAAACAAGCTCAAAGTGCTCAACCTCAGCTTCTGTGGAGGGATATCAGATGTGGGGATGATCCACCTGTCGCATATGACCCACCTGTGCAGCCTAAATCTGCGGTCATGCGATAACATCAGCGACACAGGGATCATGCACCTGGCTATGGGCTCCCTGCGGCTGTCGGGACTGGATGTGTCCTTCTGTGACAAGATTGGAGACCAGAGCCTGGCTTACATCGCCCAGGGGTTGTACCAGCTCAAgtccctctccctctgctcctgCCACATCAGTGATGATGGCATTAACAGGATGGTACGCCAGATGCACGAACTCAAGACTCTCAACATTGGACAGTGTGTGAGGATCACAGACAAAGGGTTGGAGTTGATAGCTGACCACCTGACCCAGCTGACGGGGATTGATCTGTATGGTTGTACTAAGATCACCAAGAGGGGTCTGGAGAGGATAACGCAGCTCCCGTGCCTTAAAGTGTTAAACCTTGGACTGTGGCAGATGAcggagagtgagagagtcagGTGA